The Salmonella enterica subsp. houtenae serovar Houten genome has a segment encoding these proteins:
- a CDS encoding phage-like protein, whose translation MRGIGAVIHFRPPTDSSMPSPDLSGRWNSIRDWFSLPVQDEAAQCFRVFYQPDEATSPSDRLKNFLKLKALASPGRQDNFATERILGTGETICMIASGKNSDFPPVTLHLSDQEWHMTQSQEETADCTVLPLSAGNPAATTAEESAGASRKGSRITNTQIQAWRDLSPEAKRKAGGWKIWAQPQGISISGAKQYLTNAGLTSRGVERLQPPGEKGSSITNRQIQAWRDLPQEEKLEAGGWIKWVQTQGLSISGAKQYLTNTGLTSRGVERLQPPGEKGSSITNAQIQAWRDLPQEAKLEAGGWMKWVQAQGVSIASAGNFLTSTGLTPFGTDRLKQPEERGTSITNMQIRTWRDLPQEAKRKVGGWMTWAQALGIDIGSACSYLTNTGLTPKGVVRLSPAARGIPITETQLLAWFNMSSEQRRASGGWATWAQTQGISYISARKYLAPLDSEIPSSGTSRPQPSATVTSDSPRASTSAATGDEITVSVSTPPASSGEKRALPSTKEDISAPPAKQMKEEEDDVTWRTHQINNNLPILQHWRDPTISVMAQAEGRIETLQVTRWRPLFNALPRQTKARINQEIRWFLQNEGRHDARMNEMMSVAIPLDDRDGYRGRTIYARTDLAAFTVLGPYSGRLLDSETVRGEYEKEYGREASNYYFATRSQERIVSGFPQGNILSLLNSPVFTQRTAEAEARQNVSAVLVGKNIHFFLTTRDIRAGEELWFDYGPDYQHFEPGEALRSVQVKVEPPSPKSDSI comes from the coding sequence ATGCGGGGTATCGGAGCTGTTATCCATTTTCGCCCACCGACAGATAGTAGCATGCCGTCCCCTGACCTCAGCGGGAGGTGGAACAGTATCAGAGACTGGTTCTCCCTGCCCGTTCAGGATGAGGCCGCACAGTGCTTTCGCGTTTTTTATCAGCCGGATGAAGCCACGTCTCCCTCCGACAGGTTGAAGAACTTTTTAAAACTGAAAGCACTGGCCTCTCCGGGACGTCAGGATAATTTCGCCACAGAGCGGATACTCGGTACTGGTGAAACCATCTGCATGATTGCCTCCGGTAAAAACAGCGACTTCCCCCCCGTCACACTTCACCTGAGCGACCAGGAGTGGCATATGACACAATCTCAGGAAGAGACGGCTGACTGCACAGTATTGCCGCTTAGCGCTGGTAACCCGGCAGCGACCACCGCAGAAGAGAGCGCCGGAGCAAGCCGAAAAGGAAGCCGCATTACCAATACTCAGATTCAGGCATGGCGGGACCTGTCACCGGAGGCGAAACGAAAGGCCGGCGGTTGGAAAATATGGGCGCAGCCCCAGGGGATCTCCATCAGTGGTGCTAAACAATATCTGACAAATGCAGGGCTGACCTCCCGCGGAGTGGAGCGGCTGCAGCCGCCAGGAGAGAAAGGTTCCTCCATCACGAACAGACAGATTCAGGCATGGCGGGATCTGCCACAGGAGGAAAAACTCGAGGCAGGCGGCTGGATAAAGTGGGTGCAGACCCAGGGACTCTCCATCAGTGGTGCTAAACAATATCTGACAAATACAGGGCTGACCTCCCGCGGAGTGGAGCGGCTGCAGCCGCCAGGAGAGAAGGGTTCCTCCATTACAAATGCACAGATTCAGGCATGGCGGGATCTGCCACAGGAGGCAAAACTCGAGGCAGGCGGCTGGATGAAGTGGGTACAAGCGCAGGGAGTATCCATCGCAAGTGCCGGAAACTTTCTGACAAGCACCGGGCTGACCCCCTTTGGTACAGATCGCCTGAAACAACCAGAAGAAAGAGGTACCTCCATTACCAATATGCAGATTCGGACATGGCGGGACCTGCCGCAGGAGGCGAAACGCAAGGTCGGCGGCTGGATGACGTGGGCGCAGGCACTGGGGATAGACATCGGTAGTGCCTGTAGCTATCTGACAAACACAGGACTGACGCCCAAAGGGGTAGTACGACTCTCTCCTGCAGCGAGAGGTATCCCCATCACAGAGACGCAACTTCTGGCATGGTTTAACATGTCATCGGAGCAACGCCGTGCATCAGGCGGGTGGGCCACATGGGCGCAGACGCAGGGGATATCCTACATAAGCGCCAGAAAGTATCTGGCACCGCTAGACAGCGAGATACCATCCAGTGGCACATCGCGTCCGCAGCCGTCCGCAACCGTCACGAGTGACAGTCCACGGGCATCAACATCCGCAGCCACAGGTGATGAGATAACCGTCAGCGTGAGTACCCCACCGGCGAGCAGCGGGGAAAAACGAGCGCTTCCCTCGACTAAAGAGGATATCTCAGCCCCGCCGGCAAAACAGATGAAGGAAGAGGAAGATGACGTTACCTGGCGCACACACCAGATAAACAATAACCTGCCCATTCTGCAACACTGGCGTGACCCGACAATATCGGTTATGGCCCAGGCGGAAGGCAGGATTGAAACCCTGCAGGTCACACGGTGGAGACCTCTTTTTAACGCTTTACCCCGGCAGACAAAAGCCAGGATTAACCAGGAGATTCGCTGGTTTTTGCAAAATGAAGGAAGGCATGATGCGCGGATGAATGAAATGATGTCCGTCGCTATCCCCCTTGATGACCGCGACGGTTACAGGGGGCGTACAATCTACGCACGAACCGATCTGGCGGCGTTTACCGTACTGGGCCCCTACTCTGGCCGCCTGCTGGACAGTGAAACGGTACGGGGTGAATATGAAAAAGAGTATGGCAGGGAAGCCAGCAATTATTATTTCGCCACGCGAAGCCAGGAACGAATTGTATCCGGCTTCCCGCAGGGAAATATCCTCAGCCTGCTTAACAGCCCGGTATTTACTCAGCGGACGGCGGAAGCAGAAGCAAGACAGAACGTCAGCGCGGTGCTTGTCGGGAAGAATATTCACTTTTTCCTCACCACACGCGACATCCGCGCCGGGGAAGAGCTGTGGTTTGATTACGGGCCGGACTACCAGCATTTTGAGCCCGGTGAAGCGCTACGCTCAGTGCAGGTTAAGGTGGAGCCGCCTTCCCCGAAGTCCGATTCGATATAA
- the pliG gene encoding Inhibitor of g-type lysozyme, with translation MKIKHIGKAVFLLALVTSTCFAAGKSINVEFRKGHYRAQYSGIIKGYDYDTYKFQAKKGQQLHISMSNESADTYLFGPGISDSVDLSRYSPALNDAGKYTLPASGNYELRILQTRNDARRNKTKKYRISIQIK, from the coding sequence ATGAAAATCAAGCACATCGGTAAAGCCGTTTTTCTTTTAGCACTGGTAACCTCAACATGTTTTGCTGCTGGTAAGAGCATAAATGTCGAGTTCAGGAAAGGCCATTACCGTGCCCAATACTCAGGAATAATAAAGGGATACGATTACGATACCTATAAGTTTCAGGCCAAAAAAGGACAACAACTGCATATCAGTATGTCGAATGAAAGCGCGGATACTTACCTGTTCGGGCCCGGGATAAGCGACTCGGTTGACCTTTCCAGGTATTCACCGGCACTCAATGATGCCGGCAAGTACACGCTGCCCGCATCAGGTAACTATGAACTGAGAATACTTCAAACGCGCAATGACGCCCGTAGAAACAAAACTAAAAAATACAGGATTAGTATTCAGATAAAGTAG
- a CDS encoding Bor protein translates to MIKAVSAFVLVLFLSGCAQQTFKMSSIPVASPKKVITHHFFISGLGQKKTVDATAICGGADKVMRTETQQTFVNGLLGFVTLGIYTPLEARVYCSN, encoded by the coding sequence ATGATTAAGGCTGTATCTGCTTTTGTGCTGGTACTTTTCCTCTCAGGCTGCGCTCAACAAACATTTAAAATGAGTTCCATACCCGTTGCCTCCCCCAAAAAAGTTATCACCCATCATTTCTTCATTTCCGGGCTGGGGCAGAAAAAAACTGTTGATGCCACTGCAATCTGTGGCGGCGCAGACAAGGTGATGCGTACGGAAACCCAGCAAACCTTTGTGAACGGTCTGTTGGGCTTTGTCACGCTTGGCATTTACACTCCGCTTGAAGCCCGAGTGTACTGCTCAAATTAA
- the ompP gene encoding outer membrane protease produces MRLKLLGIVLTAPVAFNSLASTEFSFFTPEKVSTDISLGTLSGKTKERVYDPTEGGRKVSQLDWKYNNAAIIKGAINWDLMPWLSVGAAGWSTIDSRGANMVDKDWMDAGHAGTWTDESRHPNTHLNYANEFDLNIKGWLLNESDYRLGLMAGYQESRYSFNATGGTYIYSENGGFRNETGSFPDGERGIGYKQQFKMPYIGLTGSYRYDNFEFSSAFKYSGWVRATDNDEHYARGITFRSKVKNQNYYSIVANAGYYVTPNAKVYVEGAWNRLTNKKGDTTLYDRSNSTSEHSKNTAGIENYNFMTTVGLKYTF; encoded by the coding sequence ATGCGTTTAAAACTTCTGGGAATCGTTCTCACTGCCCCTGTTGCATTCAACTCTTTAGCTTCAACCGAGTTCAGTTTCTTTACCCCTGAAAAGGTGAGTACGGATATCAGTCTGGGAACGCTAAGCGGAAAAACAAAAGAACGCGTTTACGATCCAACAGAAGGCGGGCGCAAAGTTAGCCAGCTTGACTGGAAATATAATAACGCTGCAATTATTAAAGGTGCAATCAACTGGGATCTGATGCCATGGTTATCTGTCGGTGCTGCCGGATGGAGCACAATCGACAGTCGTGGAGCCAATATGGTTGATAAGGACTGGATGGATGCCGGTCACGCCGGAACATGGACAGATGAAAGCAGACATCCTAATACTCATCTTAATTACGCCAATGAATTCGATCTGAATATTAAAGGCTGGCTTTTAAATGAGTCTGATTATCGACTTGGACTTATGGCTGGTTACCAGGAAAGCCGTTACAGTTTCAATGCCACCGGGGGTACCTATATTTACAGCGAGAATGGCGGCTTCCGAAATGAAACCGGTTCATTCCCTGATGGAGAAAGAGGAATCGGTTACAAACAACAATTTAAAATGCCTTATATCGGTCTTACGGGTAGCTACCGTTACGATAATTTTGAATTTAGCAGCGCATTTAAATACAGCGGTTGGGTACGGGCAACGGATAACGATGAACACTACGCAAGGGGGATCACTTTCCGTAGTAAAGTTAAAAACCAGAACTACTACTCAATTGTAGCAAACGCGGGTTACTATGTTACTCCTAACGCAAAAGTGTATGTTGAAGGAGCATGGAATCGCCTAACCAACAAAAAAGGCGATACTACGCTTTATGACCGCAGCAATAGTACTTCTGAACACAGTAAAAACACCGCAGGTATTGAAAATTACAATTTCATGACCACCGTTGGTCTGAAATATACATTCTAA
- a CDS encoding phage-like protein, giving the protein MRGIGAVIHFSPPTGSIAPSPDVSGRWNSIRDWFSLPVRDEAALCFRVFYQPDEAMPPSDRLKNFLKLKALASPGRQDNFTTERILGTGETICMIASGKNSDLPSVTLHLSDQEWHMTQSQELAPAAESGEGPRSKGIPITSTQIQAWLDLPQEAKRDAGGWRKWTRTQGITLGSAGLCLTNTGLTPYGRERLHPPKERSLPITVGQLRTWRDLSVEARSETGGWVKWALAQGIAITSAKKHLTNTGLTLYGMERLQRPEERGATITEAQILTWLNMPPEERNQAGGWITWAQAQGIATNSARLYLSNTGLTARGMARLQLSEEKGVPITDRQIQAWRDLPQATKHQTGGWAKWALAQEISITSAKKYLTNTGLTLPGVEMLQPPGEKTAPITESQLLAWLNMSAQEHNETGGWRTWAQTQKIAINSARKYLTNTGLTPRGMERLQRAEEKDHPITNRQIQAWQDLPQATKLEIGGWKKWAQTQGISLRSAGNFLTNVGLTPFGTERLQPPEERGAPITNAQIQAWRDLPQKAKREAGGRIKWAQTQRIAIRSAENFLTNSGLTPFGAERLLPPVERGVPITTTQIQAWQELSQEAKRAAGGCIKWAQEQGITIGSAIACLTNTGLTFNGRKRLLPPEERGSTITEAQFLKWADMSPEERSETGGWRAWAQAQGISIRSAGNVLTNSGLTPFGTERLKSPEERGAPITNVQIRTWRDLPQEAKRQAGGWIKWAQAQEIAIGSASGYLTNTGLKANGMARLRQSPSATVTLSRPQASTSADTSDEIPVSETPSPQDSEDIAAPPAKQIKEEDVVTWRTHQINNNLPILQHWHDPTISVMAQAEGRTETLQVTRWGPLFNALPRQTKARINQEIRWFLQNEGRHDARMNEMMSVAIPLDDRDGYRGRTVYARTDLAAFTVLGPYSGRLLDSETVRGEYEKEYGREASNYYFATRSQERIVSGFPQGNILSLLNSPVFTQRTAEAEARQNVSAVLVGKNIHFFLITRDVRAGEELWFDYGPDYQHFEPGEALRSAQVKEEPLSSEEE; this is encoded by the coding sequence ATGCGGGGTATCGGAGCTGTTATCCACTTTAGCCCACCGACAGGCAGCATCGCACCATCCCCCGACGTCAGCGGAAGGTGGAACAGTATCAGAGACTGGTTCTCCCTGCCCGTTCGGGATGAGGCCGCACTGTGCTTTCGCGTTTTTTATCAGCCGGATGAAGCCATGCCTCCCTCCGACAGGTTGAAGAACTTTTTAAAACTGAAAGCACTGGCCTCTCCGGGACGCCAGGATAATTTCACCACAGAGCGAATACTCGGTACCGGTGAAACCATCTGCATGATTGCCTCCGGTAAAAACAGCGACCTCCCCTCCGTCACACTTCACCTGAGCGACCAGGAATGGCATATGACACAATCTCAGGAATTAGCCCCGGCAGCCGAGTCAGGAGAAGGCCCGCGTTCAAAAGGCATTCCCATTACAAGCACGCAGATACAGGCCTGGCTGGACCTGCCACAGGAGGCAAAACGCGACGCAGGCGGCTGGAGAAAGTGGACCCGGACGCAGGGGATAACTTTAGGAAGTGCCGGACTCTGTCTGACAAACACCGGACTGACCCCCTATGGCAGGGAACGATTGCACCCTCCCAAAGAGAGAAGCCTCCCCATCACTGTCGGCCAGCTCCGGACGTGGCGTGACCTCTCTGTGGAGGCGCGCAGTGAAACAGGCGGCTGGGTGAAATGGGCGCTCGCTCAGGGAATCGCTATCACCAGCGCCAAAAAGCATCTGACAAACACGGGACTGACTCTCTATGGCATGGAACGGCTACAGCGTCCTGAAGAAAGGGGGGCTACCATCACTGAGGCGCAGATCCTGACGTGGCTTAACATGCCACCGGAAGAGCGCAACCAGGCAGGCGGCTGGATAACATGGGCGCAGGCGCAGGGTATAGCAACCAACAGTGCCAGGCTCTATCTGTCAAACACAGGGCTGACTGCCCGCGGCATGGCGCGACTGCAACTCTCCGAAGAGAAAGGCGTCCCCATCACGGACAGACAGATTCAGGCATGGCGTGATCTGCCGCAGGCGACAAAACACCAGACAGGCGGCTGGGCTAAATGGGCACTGGCGCAGGAAATATCTATCACCAGCGCCAAAAAATATCTGACAAACACTGGACTGACCCTGCCTGGCGTGGAGATGCTGCAGCCCCCCGGAGAGAAAACCGCTCCCATCACTGAGTCGCAACTCCTGGCGTGGCTTAACATGTCAGCGCAAGAACACAACGAGACAGGCGGATGGAGAACATGGGCGCAGACGCAGAAGATAGCCATCAATAGTGCCAGGAAATATCTGACAAATACCGGACTAACCCCTCGCGGCATGGAACGATTGCAGCGTGCCGAAGAGAAAGACCACCCCATCACGAACAGACAGATTCAGGCATGGCAGGATCTGCCACAGGCGACGAAACTTGAGATCGGCGGCTGGAAAAAATGGGCGCAGACACAGGGAATCTCCCTCAGAAGCGCCGGAAACTTTCTGACAAATGTCGGACTGACCCCCTTTGGTACAGAACGTCTGCAACCGCCAGAAGAAAGAGGCGCTCCTATTACAAATGCACAAATTCAGGCCTGGCGGGACCTGCCGCAGAAGGCAAAACGCGAAGCAGGCGGTCGAATAAAGTGGGCGCAGACGCAGAGAATAGCCATCAGAAGCGCCGAAAACTTTCTGACCAATAGCGGACTAACCCCCTTTGGTGCAGAGCGCCTGCTCCCGCCAGTAGAAAGAGGCGTTCCTATTACAACTACACAGATTCAGGCGTGGCAGGAGCTGTCGCAGGAGGCGAAACGCGCGGCAGGCGGCTGCATAAAATGGGCACAGGAGCAGGGAATAACCATCGGCAGCGCCATCGCCTGCCTGACCAACACCGGACTGACCTTCAATGGCAGGAAACGGCTGCTGCCCCCCGAAGAGAGAGGCTCAACCATCACAGAGGCACAGTTCCTGAAGTGGGCTGATATGTCACCGGAAGAGCGTAGCGAAACAGGTGGCTGGAGAGCATGGGCGCAGGCACAAGGCATATCCATCAGGAGTGCCGGAAACGTTCTGACCAACAGCGGATTGACTCCCTTTGGTACAGAACGGCTGAAATCGCCGGAAGAAAGGGGCGCCCCTATAACAAATGTACAAATTCGGACATGGCGGGACCTGCCGCAGGAGGCGAAACGCCAGGCCGGCGGCTGGATAAAATGGGCACAGGCACAGGAAATAGCCATCGGGAGTGCCAGCGGTTATCTGACTAACACCGGTTTGAAGGCTAATGGCATGGCGCGACTGCGACAATCGCCGTCAGCAACCGTCACGCTCTCACGCCCACAGGCGTCAACATCCGCAGACACCAGCGATGAGATACCCGTCAGCGAGACTCCATCCCCGCAGGACAGCGAGGATATCGCCGCCCCGCCGGCAAAACAGATCAAGGAAGAAGACGTCGTGACCTGGCGCACACACCAGATAAACAATAACCTGCCCATTCTGCAGCACTGGCATGACCCGACGATATCAGTGATGGCGCAGGCGGAAGGGCGGACTGAAACCCTGCAGGTCACACGCTGGGGGCCTCTTTTTAACGCTTTACCCCGGCAGACAAAAGCCAGGATTAATCAGGAGATTCGCTGGTTTTTGCAAAATGAAGGAAGGCATGATGCGCGGATGAATGAAATGATGTCCGTCGCTATCCCCCTTGATGACCGCGACGGTTACAGGGGGCGTACAGTCTACGCACGAACCGATCTGGCGGCGTTTACCGTACTGGGCCCCTACTCTGGCCGCCTGCTGGACAGTGAAACGGTACGGGGTGAATATGAAAAAGAGTATGGCAGGGAAGCCAGCAATTATTATTTCGCCACGCGAAGCCAGGAACGAATTGTATCCGGCTTCCCGCAGGGAAATATCCTCAGCCTGCTTAACAGCCCGGTATTTACTCAGCGGACGGCGGAAGCAGAAGCAAGACAGAACGTCAGCGCGGTGCTTGTCGGGAAGAATATTCACTTTTTCCTCATCACACGCGACGTCCGCGCCGGGGAAGAACTGTGGTTTGATTACGGGCCGGACTACCAGCATTTTGAGCCCGGCGAAGCGCTACGCTCGGCGCAGGTTAAGGAGGAGCCGCTTTCTTCGGAGGAGGAATAA